From one Lycorma delicatula isolate Av1 chromosome 2, ASM4794821v1, whole genome shotgun sequence genomic stretch:
- the LOC142319359 gene encoding uncharacterized protein LOC142319359 — MDSDQDDCDSCVKDDLSLTSSQFGQVIFHELADIYPIDCDLHCRYTLTQHVQPSQRDRIGIFKVGWKRWNDSIVSKLAPMPLSEREYSTLHITFAASIIPREEDELYQLCYISGNNEILGASIPFGFRRPHENELVGLEDRNNPGLIQYKSRTSILYDKIAILEEEKELAELKVYTLTNQISVLEKEVSSLSTAKNDLNVSLENAKECVEKLTISLKNMKTELEALKTVNENFKTEINGVSSAYRNLNTSLISKEEALQNIMTELNSVKQEKIHAELTLKEVSQYNSRLKEEVDSLKEVKETLISKQQMMEKDIVQLQQKAQKQQHHTCQEHVEPSAPTAGVNMDTDTNILEMQTQLQHALHLLDETLQNQPAHSEQYVTELESNIKTFLENDVKNKEEISKLNDIITKQYQEMKSMNDKLVHLKSFEENYVKKEKEVLDELNRLRLEHANMLKDKDEVLHQLSKLQEDYSKKKDEYESEKQALLLTISKLKEAGNTSEKKEELEEVVRCLREALITEPSFEESCKILIESTRVNAMNTYKDLFESLQFLDFENLDIGVKVRRLLDEFSILKQDLDRCREENKNVYKILEESNRELKRVCEENELSNNKVVEMNEVVSEMSNCLNAVKRDKCELQQVKELKDQITTLKLEKDDLEKQLKEAKIASALTNIGHVTLDQTALKSEVELLRKRVRELEDQQSSAVPQKCCDKMQERLKQSAKEYAKLYNQLFKEREQYQRMLLVTVDSQRAFTSTASTADCVPSTSQTN; from the exons atggattctGATCAAGATGATTGTGATTCTTGTGTAAAAGATGACTTGTCACTGACAAGTTCACAGTTTGGacag gtaatatttcATGAACTTGCTGATATATACCCAATAGACTGTGATCTTCACTGCCGTTACACTTTAACTCAACATGTCCAACCTTCGCAACGTGATCGTATCGGAATATTTAAAGTGGGGTGGAAAAGATGGAATGATAGTATTGTAAGTAAATTGGCACCAATGCCACTGTCTGAAAGAGAGTACTCTACACTGCATATAACGTTTGCTG CAAGTATAATACCACGTGAAGAAGATGAATTGTATCAGTTATGTTACATATCAGGCAACAATGAGATTCTTGGTGCTAGTATTCCATTTGGTTTTCGCCGCCCTCATGAAAATGAACTAGTTGGTCTTGAGGATAGAAATAATCCTGGGCTCATACAATATAAATCACGTACTTCAATATTGTATGATAAAATAGCTATT ctagaagaagaaaaagaattagcTGAACTAAAAGTATATACATTAACTAATCAGATCTCAGTTTTAGAAAAAGAGGTATCTTCACTTAGCACAGCAAAGAATGACCTGAATGTATCATTAGAAAATGCTAAAGAGTGTGTTGAAAAATTgactattagtttaaaaaatatgaaaactgaactTGAAGCATTAAAAActgtgaatgaaaattttaaaactgaaataaatggtGTAAGCTCAgcatacagaaatttaaataccTCATTAATTTCTAAAGAAGAGGCATTGCAAAATATTATGACTGAATTAAATAGTGTAAAAcag gagAAAATTCATGCAGAACTGACTTTAAAGGAAGTATCACAATATAATTCAAGATTAAAAGAAGAGGTGGACAGTTTAAAAGAAGTTAAAGAGACACTTATA tcCAAACAACAGATGATGGAGAAAGATATTGTTCAACTTCAACAAAAAGCTCAAAAACAGCAGCACCACACTTGTCAG GAGCACGTTGAACCTTCAGCTCCAACTGCTGGTGTCAATATGGATACAGATACAAACATATTGG aaatgcaAACTCAACTTCAGCATGCATTACACTTACTAGATGAAACATTACAGAATCAGCCAGCACATTCTGAACAGTATGTTACTGAATTAGAAAgcaatattaaaacatttctagaaAATGACGTAAAGAATAAAGAAGAGATCAGTAAACTAAATGATATTATTACAAAACAGTATCAAGAAATGAAAAGTATGAATGATAAATTGGTTCATTTGAAatcatttgaagaaaattacgtaaaaaaagaaaaagaagtactCGATGAATTAAACAGATTAAGACTTGAGCATGCAAATATGTTAAAGGATAAGGATGAAGTGTTGCATCAGTTAAGTAAATTACAGGAAGACTATTCTAAGAAAAAAGATGAATATGAATCTGAAAAACAGGCACTGTTGTTAACAATAAGCAAACTTAAAGAAGCAGGTAACACTTCAGAAAAGAAAGAGGAGTTAGAAGAGGTAGTGAGGTGTTTGAGAGAAGCACTTATCACTGAACCTTCTTTTGAAgaatcttgtaaaattttaattgagtcAACTCGTGTCAATGCAATGAATACTTATAAGGATCTATTTGAGAGCTTGCAGTTTCTTGATTTTGAAAATCTTGATATTGGTGTAAAAGTTCGTCGATTACTTGATgaattcagcattttaaaacaagATCTAGATAGATGtagggaagaaaataaaaatgtttataaaattctggAAGAAAGTAATAGAGAATTAAAAAGAGTCTGTGAAGAAAATGAATTAAGTAACAATAAAGTTGTTGAAATGAATGAAGTAGTCAGTGAAATGAGTAATTGTTTAAATGCAGTTAAAAGAGATAAATGTGAATTACAACAGGTTAAAGAACTGAAAGATCAGATTACCacattaaaattggaaaaagatgATCTTGAAAAACAGCTGAAAGAAGCAAAAATAGCCAGTGCATTAACTAATATTGGTCATGTCACTCTTGATCAGACAGCATTAAAATCAGAGGTAGAGCTTCTAAGAAAAAGGGTGAGAGAACTGGAAGATCAGCAGTCATCTGCAGTACCTCAG
- the LOC142319809 gene encoding proton-coupled amino acid transporter-like protein acs: MARVDDHETGSSLQYEPSEHRRIRYPTNYIETLFHLLKASIGTGILTMPNGFAKAGYVVGFISTLLLGAICIYCIRRLVLVQYELCKRRKVPSMAYQEVAHFAILEGPQCLRGFRYMRPISNIFLVVFQVGICCIYLLFVSKNVKQVVEYNTSFRSEIRSYILIAALPTLIASLINSLKVLAIFSFIANLTTFIGFGIIMYYVFNDRPDFSTLSKFGDPKKYPLFVGTVVFSLEAIAVVMPLENEMKDPLQFTSLCGVLNVAMIPTVVLYALVGLFGYMKYGDDVAGTITLSLPDDETLSQVCKLLLTFAIYVTYSLALFVAYDIIWKAWFEKENLEENLEENSKWVTFIWQYITRVLLTTISLLLAVIIPNIELFISLVGSLCLSFSGIAFPALFDLCTYWNKYTGKTFILFSMKCFSIMILGIIMCIIGVTTSIQEIYVNEYS; this comes from the coding sequence ATGGCAAGAGTAGATGATCATGAGACAGGATCATCACTACAATATGAACCATCTGAACACAGAAGAATACGATATCCAACAAATTATATAGAAACACTATTTCATCTGTTAAAGGCAAGTATTGGAACAGGGATATTAACTATGCCTAACGGATTTGCCAAAGCTGGATATGTAGTTGGTTTCATTTCTACACTACTACTAGGAGCTATATGCATTTACTGTATCAGACGACTAGTGCTAGTTCAGTATGAATTATGCAAAAGAAGAAAAGTACCAAGTATGGCTTATCAAGAAGTTGCACACTTTGCAATACTAGAGGGACCACAATGTCTAAGAGGTTTCAGATACATGAGACcaatatcaaatatatttctaGTGGTATTTCAAGTTGGAATATGTTGTATATACCTATTATTtgtatcaaaaaatgtaaaacaagtaGTAGAATATAATACATCATTCAGAAGTGAAATAAGATCATATATTCTCATAGCTGCACTACCAACTTTAATTGCatctttaataaatagtttaaaagttctagcaatatttagttttatagcAAATTTGACAACATTTATTGGGTTTGGTATTATCATGTACTACGTGTTTAATGACAGACCCGACTTTTCAACTCTGTCAAAATTTGGAGATCcaaaaaaatatccattatttgTTGGAACAGTAGTGTTCTCTTTAGAAGCAATTGCTGTAGTAATGCCActggaaaatgaaatgaaagatcCATTACAATTCACAAGTCTCTGTGGTGTTTTAAATGTTGCCATGATTCCCACAGTAGTATTATATGCGCTGGTTGGTCTGTTTGGCTACATGAAATACGGAGACGATGTGGCAGGGACTATAACACTTAGTTTACCCGATGATGAAACATTATCTCAAGTGTGTAAATTGTTATTAACATTTGCAATATACGTGACATACAGCCTCGCTTTGTTTGTTGCATATGACATAATATGGAAAGCATggtttgaaaaagaaaatcttgaaGAAAATCTTGAAGAAAATAGTAAGTGGGTTACATTCATATGGCAATATATAACAAGAGTATTACTAACAACTATAAGTTTACTGTTAGCGGTAATAATACCAAATATAGAGCTCTTCATATCACTTGTTGGATCACTTTGTCTATCGTTTTCAGGAATAGCATTTCCTGCACTGTTTGACCTCTGTACATATTGGAATAAATACACAggtaaaactttcattttattttctatgaagtGCTTTTCCATAATGATTCTTGGTATTATAATGTGTATTATAGGAGTAACTACAAGCATTCAAGAAATCTATGTAAATGAATATTCTTAG